In one Halofilum ochraceum genomic region, the following are encoded:
- a CDS encoding glycosyltransferase has translation MKNEPHAFGEAVAPIDPAGSGAPARRVLMLCYYFPPLQTAAVARSVGFARHLPAHGWRPTVLTVGESYDSWGVAGRGAPIPDGIAIERCPEFNLDRPVALADGALSRIAGWLRGRPVAGHWCRELLTVPDPQIGWRARRRGAELAIAHDCVYVSCSPFSGVPIALDIRRRSGRPLIIDFRDAWSLNPHAAWTSSLYKRRIERLERRAITEAERIILNTPGALRLYQRAYPEYADRFVCIPNGYDALHTAYPRTAGDPFTIMHVGTLYGARSPERVLQALAALDLPDTRFVQVGPSHPALEKWRDRVAIEVTGQLAPEEALKRMRSASVLYLRQGFEEGVRDYVAIAAKTYEYLATGLPVLAECPPGDNAEIVSRHAPGARVVTEPDDNAVNAALEALWRERDVRVPEVDPAFVRDFDRGYLTGRLGDVLAAACGHAVTR, from the coding sequence ATGAAAAATGAACCGCACGCGTTTGGCGAAGCCGTGGCGCCGATTGATCCCGCTGGATCCGGGGCGCCGGCGCGGCGCGTTCTCATGCTCTGCTACTATTTCCCGCCGCTGCAGACGGCGGCGGTAGCACGCAGCGTGGGATTCGCTCGGCACCTGCCGGCTCATGGCTGGCGCCCGACCGTGCTGACGGTGGGGGAATCGTATGACTCCTGGGGCGTAGCGGGGCGAGGCGCACCGATACCCGACGGTATTGCCATCGAGCGCTGCCCGGAATTCAACCTTGACCGTCCAGTGGCGCTCGCCGATGGCGCCCTCTCGCGTATTGCCGGCTGGCTGCGTGGCCGGCCGGTGGCCGGGCACTGGTGCCGCGAACTGTTGACCGTGCCTGACCCCCAGATCGGTTGGCGGGCGCGGCGAAGGGGAGCGGAACTCGCTATTGCACATGACTGCGTCTACGTCAGCTGCTCGCCGTTTTCCGGTGTGCCGATTGCGCTGGACATTCGCCGCCGCAGCGGTCGGCCACTGATTATCGATTTCCGCGACGCCTGGAGCCTGAACCCGCACGCCGCGTGGACCTCGTCGTTGTACAAGCGGCGAATCGAGCGCCTGGAGCGGCGCGCCATCACCGAGGCCGAGCGGATTATCCTGAATACGCCCGGCGCGTTGCGGCTCTATCAGCGCGCGTACCCGGAATACGCGGATCGTTTCGTCTGCATCCCCAACGGCTACGATGCACTGCACACGGCCTACCCGCGTACGGCCGGCGACCCCTTTACGATCATGCATGTCGGCACACTGTATGGCGCGCGCAGCCCCGAGCGCGTTCTGCAGGCGCTGGCAGCTCTTGATCTGCCGGACACACGCTTCGTTCAGGTGGGGCCGAGTCATCCAGCGCTTGAGAAATGGCGCGACCGGGTTGCGATCGAAGTAACCGGCCAACTCGCACCCGAAGAGGCACTGAAACGGATGCGTTCGGCCTCGGTGCTGTACCTGCGCCAGGGGTTCGAGGAGGGCGTCCGGGATTATGTCGCCATTGCCGCCAAGACCTATGAATACCTGGCGACGGGACTGCCCGTACTGGCCGAGTGTCCGCCCGGCGACAACGCCGAAATCGTCAGCCGCCATGCACCGGGCGCGCGGGTGGTCACCGAACCGGATGACAACGCCGTCAACGCGGCGCTCGAGGCCCTCTGGCGGGAGCGCGATGTTCGAGTCCCGGAGGTCGATCCGGCCTTTGTGCGCGACTTCGATCGCGGGTATCTGACAGGCCGTCTTGGCGATGTCCTTGCGGCCGCCTGTGGTCATGCGGTCACCCGATGA
- a CDS encoding glycosyltransferase, with product MSSPPRLLEVLFSFDRGGSERIGAVIAKALAARGWCVDLAATHAADGPIRELLAGTGVTCHGLDIERHGRLARRWAIFRLCRRLRPDVLHVQHIPMFLLCYWPARLAGVRRFVVTEHTDYQLRTEPRVRRRLSRCAHRAERITVIHHGLARYFIEDLGIAAERVRVIVNGIDSEYFAPAAPDSRLRSIMGADADSVLVGCVARLHPDKDHVTLLRAFAGMIETHPDSRAQLALVGDGSERLAIETLIRDLGLDDRVRLLGDRNDIAQLMPQFDLLVLASRTEGLPMVLLEAMACGVPCVATAVGGIPDLLAEGGGELVEPGDVSGLSAALARICADQRLRGHLGGVARERVLTGYRDRDMVDAYAETLAPESGGVPLGRAVRQ from the coding sequence ATGAGTTCACCACCGCGCCTGCTCGAAGTCCTTTTCAGTTTCGATCGCGGGGGCTCGGAGCGCATTGGTGCCGTGATCGCGAAGGCACTGGCAGCCCGTGGCTGGTGCGTGGACCTCGCGGCCACCCATGCCGCCGATGGCCCGATACGCGAGCTGCTGGCCGGTACCGGAGTCACCTGTCATGGACTCGATATCGAGCGACACGGACGTTTGGCCCGCCGCTGGGCGATCTTTCGGCTCTGTCGCCGCCTCCGCCCCGATGTCCTGCACGTCCAGCATATACCGATGTTCCTGTTGTGCTACTGGCCGGCCAGATTGGCCGGGGTGCGGCGATTCGTAGTGACCGAACACACGGATTACCAGTTGCGTACGGAACCGCGGGTCCGGCGGCGGCTGTCCCGCTGTGCACATCGCGCGGAACGGATCACCGTGATCCACCACGGGCTGGCACGCTATTTCATCGAGGACCTTGGTATCGCTGCCGAACGCGTTCGGGTGATCGTCAACGGCATCGATAGCGAGTATTTCGCCCCGGCTGCGCCTGATTCGAGGTTGCGGTCCATTATGGGAGCGGACGCGGATTCGGTTCTGGTCGGCTGTGTAGCGCGGCTGCACCCGGACAAGGACCACGTGACCCTGTTGCGGGCCTTTGCAGGAATGATCGAAACCCATCCGGACAGCCGCGCTCAGCTCGCGCTGGTCGGTGATGGCAGCGAGCGTCTGGCAATCGAAACGCTTATCCGCGACCTTGGTCTGGATGACCGGGTACGCCTGCTTGGCGACCGCAATGATATTGCTCAGCTGATGCCGCAATTCGATCTGCTCGTGCTGGCATCGCGGACGGAAGGACTGCCGATGGTGCTGCTTGAGGCGATGGCTTGCGGGGTACCCTGCGTTGCGACCGCCGTCGGTGGTATACCCGATCTGCTGGCCGAGGGCGGCGGCGAACTCGTCGAACCGGGGGATGTGTCCGGATTGTCCGCCGCGCTTGCGCGCATCTGCGCTGATCAGCGTCTGCGTGGCCACCTGGGTGGCGTTGCGCGCGAACGCGTGCTGACTGGATATCGCGACCGCGACATGGTTGATGCGTACGCCGAGACGTTGGCGCCGGAATCGGGTGGCGTGCCCTTGGGCAGGGCGGTGCGACAGTAG
- a CDS encoding acyltransferase: protein MRSLLRSALYAVAWMIAAPVSLPIRLLGPLDRRDEWFCFGSQLFALMPGLPGVYLRRAYYDTVLPGGAPNLYTGFGTTFAQRDITIGRDVYIGSHCNIGLSEIGDDVLIGSHVDVISGPRVHYIDRLDIPIREQGGELEKTIIGPCSWLANGAIVMASVGEGAVIGAGAVVVRPCQSLGVYVGNPARLVRERGEPPISRTVEQRGRAVA from the coding sequence ATGCGATCGTTGCTGCGCAGCGCCCTGTATGCCGTCGCCTGGATGATCGCGGCGCCGGTCAGTCTGCCGATCCGCCTGCTCGGCCCTCTGGATCGCAGGGATGAGTGGTTCTGTTTTGGGTCCCAGCTGTTCGCGCTGATGCCGGGGTTGCCGGGTGTGTATCTCCGTCGCGCCTATTACGACACGGTACTGCCCGGCGGCGCCCCCAACCTGTACACCGGCTTCGGTACGACCTTCGCGCAGCGCGACATCACTATCGGGCGCGATGTGTACATCGGCAGTCACTGCAATATCGGCCTTTCCGAGATCGGTGATGATGTGCTGATCGGTAGCCATGTCGATGTGATCAGTGGCCCACGCGTGCACTACATCGACCGCCTCGACATCCCCATTCGCGAGCAGGGCGGCGAACTCGAGAAGACGATCATCGGTCCCTGCTCGTGGCTCGCCAACGGGGCGATCGTGATGGCTTCCGTGGGGGAGGGTGCAGTGATCGGCGCCGGCGCGGTCGTGGTGCGACCCTGTCAGTCACTCGGTGTTTATGTCGGTAACCCCGCCCGTCTGGTGCGCGAACGGGGCGAGCCGCCGATTTCCCGTACGGTGGAGCAGCGCGGGCGCGCCGTAGCCTGA
- a CDS encoding XrtA/PEP-CTERM system amidotransferase has translation MCGIVGILDPVTGARPARMDLQRMNDALVHRGPDGEGLFLDSGIGLGHRRLAIIDVDRGHQPLFNEDGSVVVVFNGEIYNYRELTRELTARGHVFATDSDTEVLVHGWEEWGPACVQRLQGMFAFALWDRRQQVLFLARDRVGIKPLHYARLPSGRMVFGSELKALLAHPEMTRDLDPRAFEDYLAFGFIPDPRTLLRDARKLPPGHTLLLGPDGRGEPRRYWDLHFSDNGPSAETTAVNMLQERLDASVGAHMIADVPLGAFLSGGVDSSSVVAAMARHSEQPVHTCSIRFGDPAFDESAHAQQVADLIGAEHRVESVDIDDLDRIDRLPSLYDEPFADSSALPTTRLCEIARRSVTVALSGDGGDEAFAGYGWYAGHAARERVRRWLPAPLRGPVFGAIANAIGDADGSGRRASWARGWQRIADGGHAGYAASTMITTARQRDTLFSPALKRELAGYRADTVVADHARRADTDDPLALAQFIDFQLYLPGDILTKVDRASMANSLEVRVPLLDHKLLEWAATLPASLKLHRGEGKYVLKKAAERRLPKEILYRRKMGLSIPLADWFRGALRTRAEALAESEVLLGSGLIQAEGVAELVRAHMAREADHSTLLWALLMLDGSLRGLEAMPMATDTTAIPLASAT, from the coding sequence ATGTGCGGCATCGTCGGTATTCTGGACCCGGTAACCGGCGCGAGACCGGCACGGATGGATTTGCAACGCATGAACGATGCACTCGTGCATCGCGGGCCAGACGGCGAGGGCCTGTTCCTCGATTCGGGGATCGGTCTGGGTCATCGGCGTCTGGCGATCATTGATGTCGACCGGGGGCATCAGCCGTTATTCAATGAGGACGGTTCGGTCGTCGTCGTGTTCAACGGTGAGATCTACAACTACCGTGAACTCACACGCGAGTTGACCGCGCGCGGCCATGTGTTCGCCACTGACAGCGACACCGAGGTACTGGTGCACGGGTGGGAAGAATGGGGTCCGGCGTGCGTGCAGCGATTGCAGGGGATGTTCGCCTTCGCCCTGTGGGACCGCCGACAACAGGTACTCTTTCTCGCCCGTGACCGGGTCGGTATCAAACCCCTGCATTACGCCCGATTGCCCTCGGGCCGAATGGTGTTCGGCTCCGAGCTCAAGGCGCTGCTCGCGCATCCCGAGATGACGCGCGATCTTGATCCGCGCGCTTTCGAAGACTATCTCGCTTTCGGGTTCATTCCGGACCCGCGCACACTGTTGCGCGATGCGCGCAAGCTGCCCCCGGGCCATACCCTGTTGCTTGGACCGGACGGTCGCGGGGAACCGCGACGCTACTGGGATCTGCATTTCAGCGACAATGGGCCGAGTGCCGAGACCACGGCCGTCAACATGCTCCAGGAACGGCTCGACGCAAGCGTGGGCGCGCACATGATTGCGGACGTGCCCCTGGGGGCCTTTCTGTCCGGCGGAGTCGACTCGTCAAGCGTCGTGGCGGCGATGGCCCGGCACAGCGAGCAACCGGTGCATACCTGCTCGATCCGTTTCGGTGACCCGGCATTCGACGAATCGGCGCACGCGCAACAGGTCGCGGATCTCATCGGCGCCGAACACCGGGTCGAATCCGTGGACATCGACGATCTCGACCGGATCGATCGTCTGCCCAGCCTATATGATGAACCTTTCGCCGACTCCTCGGCGCTGCCGACGACACGACTGTGCGAGATTGCGCGCCGCTCGGTGACCGTGGCGCTTTCCGGCGACGGCGGTGATGAGGCCTTCGCCGGTTACGGCTGGTATGCGGGCCATGCCGCCCGTGAACGGGTACGCCGGTGGCTGCCCGCGCCGCTGCGCGGGCCCGTGTTCGGTGCCATCGCGAACGCCATCGGCGACGCCGATGGGTCGGGCCGGCGCGCAAGCTGGGCGCGGGGGTGGCAACGGATCGCGGACGGCGGTCACGCCGGTTACGCGGCAAGTACGATGATCACGACGGCGCGCCAGCGCGACACCCTGTTTTCGCCTGCACTGAAACGTGAATTGGCCGGCTATCGGGCCGATACCGTGGTCGCCGACCACGCCCGGCGCGCGGACACGGACGATCCGCTGGCACTGGCGCAATTCATCGACTTCCAGCTGTACCTGCCGGGTGACATCCTGACCAAGGTCGACCGCGCGAGCATGGCCAACTCGCTGGAAGTGCGGGTTCCATTGCTGGACCACAAGCTGCTGGAGTGGGCCGCCACCCTGCCCGCATCACTCAAGCTGCACCGCGGCGAGGGCAAGTACGTGCTCAAAAAGGCGGCTGAGCGGCGCCTGCCGAAGGAAATCCTCTACCGGCGCAAGATGGGGTTATCGATCCCGTTGGCCGACTGGTTCCGCGGCGCTCTGCGCACGCGCGCGGAGGCGCTGGCGGAGAGCGAAGTCCTGCTCGGATCGGGGCTGATCCAGGCAGAGGGCGTTGCCGAGCTCGTGCGCGCCCATATGGCCAGGGAGGCCGATCACTCGACCCTGTTATGGGCGCTGTTGATGTTGGACGGCAGCCTCCGGGGCCTGGAAGCGATGCCCATGGCGACTGATACGACGGCGATCCCTTTGGCGAGTGCGACCTGA
- a CDS encoding glycosyltransferase, protein MSNNANAHWITWENHRRSRELADAFDAEYACFEREAPTLVRYLLLSARTAVFILRRRSRLVFCQNPSIALTGLLCMLRKVMGYTLVVDRHSNFMLETLSSPAIRWRLYHALSRWTVRNADLTIVTNKGLAEVVHDWGGHAYVLQDRIPQLQPSRPRRRPDCLGEPRGRTIMCITSYADDEPIEELVEAFAISTDVTAYFTGDYRGTPWAYRVEELGSQGIVLTGFINEQDYVDLMDNVDAVMVLTTGENVLTCGAYEALSLGKPLILSDTHALRSYFGKTMVYVAPNAASIRKGVNEVLERREELKGKVSGTAENLRADWYRRFDRLRRQLQHEDELQA, encoded by the coding sequence ATGTCCAACAATGCGAACGCTCACTGGATCACCTGGGAGAATCATCGTCGATCCCGCGAACTCGCGGATGCCTTCGATGCGGAGTATGCATGTTTCGAAAGAGAAGCACCGACGCTGGTGCGGTACCTGTTGCTCAGCGCCCGCACGGCGGTTTTTATTCTGCGCAGACGCAGTCGCCTTGTTTTCTGTCAGAACCCGTCGATCGCACTGACTGGCCTTCTGTGCATGCTGCGCAAGGTGATGGGCTACACGCTGGTCGTCGACCGGCATTCCAACTTCATGCTCGAGACACTATCGTCCCCTGCTATCAGGTGGCGGCTGTACCATGCCCTCAGTCGCTGGACGGTTCGCAACGCCGATCTGACGATCGTGACCAACAAAGGCCTCGCGGAAGTCGTTCACGATTGGGGCGGGCATGCATACGTCCTGCAGGACCGGATTCCGCAACTGCAACCGTCGCGGCCGCGGCGCCGCCCAGACTGCCTCGGTGAGCCGCGCGGGCGCACCATAATGTGCATCACCAGCTACGCGGACGATGAACCCATCGAGGAATTGGTGGAGGCGTTCGCCATCTCGACTGATGTCACGGCCTACTTCACGGGTGACTATCGAGGCACGCCATGGGCCTACCGGGTCGAAGAGCTGGGCTCGCAGGGTATCGTGCTAACCGGTTTTATCAACGAACAGGACTACGTCGACCTTATGGACAATGTCGACGCCGTCATGGTGCTGACCACAGGGGAAAACGTCCTTACCTGCGGCGCCTACGAAGCTCTCTCGCTCGGTAAGCCACTGATTCTTTCCGATACCCATGCATTGCGGTCTTACTTTGGCAAAACGATGGTGTACGTCGCTCCAAATGCGGCGAGTATTCGCAAGGGCGTCAACGAGGTGCTGGAGCGGCGCGAGGAGTTGAAAGGCAAGGTCAGCGGCACTGCAGAGAACCTGCGAGCCGACTGGTACCGGCGTTTCGATCGACTCCGCAGGCAGCTGCAACATGAGGACGAGTTGCAGGCATGA
- a CDS encoding mannose-1-phosphate guanylyltransferase/mannose-6-phosphate isomerase produces the protein MVLPVILAGGNGARLWPLSRQLKPKQFLPLVGKETMLQATLTRLEGLTSRPPIVLCNEQHRFMIAEQLREIDATAAAILLEPLARNTAPAIALAALHATANGEDPLLLVLSADHVIQDTSTFHAQVAAARALAEAGYLVTFGVSPTEPETGYGYIERGVPVGDAGYIIKQFIEKPQREAAERYLGSGVHYWNSGMFLFRASSYIDELGASEPTILSLCREALASGARDLDFLRVAREPFTRCRAISIDHAVMEKTGRAAMVPLDAGWSDIGSWSALAGVSERDAAGNVCNGDVIALDTRDSLIHSDHRLVATLGVEDLVVIETCDAVLIAHKERAQDIRKIVDRLQADGRTEHVDHRQVIRPWGSYDCVDRGDRFQVKRIIVRPGARLSLQMHHHRAEHWVVVRGTARVTSGDDVCLVSENQSTFIPLGQIHALENPGHIPLELIEVQSGSYLGEDDIVRFNDWYGRVASMETASISEETAGVERD, from the coding sequence ATGGTACTTCCAGTTATTCTCGCTGGCGGAAACGGCGCTCGGCTCTGGCCTCTTTCGCGCCAGCTCAAGCCCAAGCAGTTTCTGCCGCTCGTCGGCAAAGAAACGATGCTTCAGGCAACGCTCACGCGACTCGAAGGCCTGACCAGCAGGCCGCCGATCGTGCTCTGCAACGAGCAGCATCGCTTCATGATCGCGGAACAACTGCGTGAGATCGATGCCACCGCGGCTGCAATCCTGCTCGAGCCACTGGCACGAAATACCGCACCCGCGATTGCCCTGGCTGCGTTGCATGCGACTGCAAATGGTGAGGATCCTCTGCTGCTGGTGCTATCCGCCGATCACGTCATCCAGGACACATCGACGTTTCATGCCCAGGTGGCCGCAGCGCGAGCCCTCGCGGAGGCGGGCTATCTGGTCACGTTCGGCGTGTCACCCACCGAACCGGAAACCGGCTACGGCTATATCGAGCGTGGCGTGCCGGTAGGCGACGCCGGTTACATCATCAAGCAGTTTATCGAAAAGCCGCAGCGGGAAGCCGCCGAGCGTTACCTTGGTAGCGGCGTGCATTACTGGAACAGTGGAATGTTCCTTTTCCGCGCCTCGTCCTATATCGATGAGCTGGGCGCGAGTGAGCCGACGATCCTGTCACTGTGCCGCGAGGCGCTAGCATCGGGGGCACGGGACCTGGATTTCCTGCGCGTGGCACGTGAACCGTTCACGCGTTGTCGTGCGATCTCGATCGATCACGCGGTCATGGAGAAAACCGGACGAGCAGCGATGGTGCCGCTGGATGCCGGCTGGAGTGACATCGGTTCATGGTCAGCACTCGCGGGGGTATCAGAGCGAGATGCGGCGGGCAACGTGTGCAATGGCGACGTAATTGCGCTTGATACCCGTGATTCGCTCATCCACTCGGATCATCGGCTCGTGGCGACGCTCGGTGTCGAGGATTTGGTGGTCATCGAGACCTGCGACGCCGTGCTGATAGCCCACAAAGAACGAGCCCAGGACATCCGCAAGATCGTTGACCGGCTTCAAGCCGATGGCCGCACGGAGCACGTGGACCATCGCCAGGTTATCAGACCCTGGGGCAGTTACGACTGCGTCGACCGCGGCGATCGCTTCCAGGTGAAGCGCATAATCGTGCGCCCGGGTGCGCGATTATCACTGCAGATGCACCACCACCGTGCCGAACACTGGGTGGTCGTACGGGGCACCGCTCGTGTGACGAGCGGTGACGATGTCTGCCTAGTGTCCGAAAACCAATCGACATTCATTCCTCTGGGGCAAATCCACGCGCTGGAGAATCCGGGTCATATACCGCTGGAATTGATCGAAGTCCAATCCGGATCCTATCTCGGTGAGGACGATATCGTACGGTTTAATGACTGGTATGGACGGGTCGCATCCATGGAGACAGCCTCGATTTCCGAGGAGACGGCGGGCGTGGAACGCGACTGA